CCGGGGAAGCGGTTATCTTTACAGATCATTTTCCACCGACTATGGTCGAACCTGGCACCGCCCCGTACAAACCAATTTCCCTGATGCCCGGTCGAAATTTCATGGCATCAGGCTGACCGACGGCCGTTACGTGCTGGTGTCCAATCCCAACCCGGAGCGCCGTGACCCGCTTGCCCTCTCGATCAGCAAGGATGGAATGGTTTTTACGAAGATGGCCTATCTCATAGGTGGACGTCATGTAGACTATCCCCATGTACTCGAACATGATGGATACCTGTATGTGGCTTTTTCCGGCGGAAAACAATCTATCGAGGTGCTGAAAATAAAGATATCAGATTTGGATCACCTTAAAATGCCCGAATCAATGGAGTTTAGAAGGTAACAGTTTATTGGATGAAATTTATAATCAAATCAATTAAATTAAATATTTCGTTATGCAATCACAATTAATGAAGGCAGTCATTTTTGATATGGACGGCGTATTGGTGGACAGCGAACCTTTTCATGTAGAAGTTGAAAAGAGGCTTTTTAAGCGTTTCCACCTGAATGTTTCAGATGAAGAACACAGGAATTATATGGGTAAAGCTTCCGATGTCATGTGGAGTGAGATCATAAAAAAGAAGAATCTGCCCTGGAATACAGCAGAAATGGTTAAACTTAATCATGAAGAATCCAGAAATTATTTTGCAGGCTTATACAAGATTGATCCAATGCCCGGAGTATTGGATTTGCTGGACGACTTAAAAAATAACCACATTCCGATGGCCGTGGCATCTTCCTCAGATTCAGAGACCGTTGAAATGATTATGGAAAAATCAGGCTTGATAAAATATTTTAGGTATATTGTAAGCAGTAATTTGGTTGGGAAGAGTAAACCTGAACCGGATATTTTTCTTTATACCGCCCAATTGCTGGGCGTTGGCCCGGAATATTGCCTGGTTATAGAAGATTCAACCAACGGCATTCAAGCAGCAAAAGCTGCGAATATGTTATGTATAGCATTTAATGGATCTTCTTCTGATAATCAGGATCAGAGCCTAGCTGATATGCAGGTAAAAGATTTTTTTCATTTGAAAGAAATATTGAACAAATATCTTGAGGTGCAAAAAACAAAAAACTAACATATTATGACTACTTCGACTATAAGAAGACCATTAACAGCTTTATCAGTCTCTTTACTGCTTGCTTTGGTGTGTTCCAATGTTCATGCCCGGAGACCTGTTTTCAATTCTGAAATCATTATACCTTATCAAAATGAGCATGTTCATGGTTCAACCATAGAAGAACTACCCAACGGCGATCTTTTGGCCGCCTGGTTTCAGGGTAGTGGAGAGCGATGGGCTGATGATGTCAAAATATTTGGTGCAAGGAAAAAATATGGAAGTAATGAGTGGAGTGAACCGTTTGTTTTGGCTGATGTGGAAGGCTTTCCTGATATCAATCCGGTCCTTTTTGTGGATGGTAAAAGTAGGCTCTGGCTCATGTGGTATACGGTAATTGCCAATCAGTGGGAGACTTCATTATGTAAATACAGAATCAGTGAGGATTATATGAATATGTTGGGACCCCCCAATTGGAACTGGCAGGAAAACCTGCATGTTAAACCAGGCGATAAAGCTGAACGTGGTATTCAACCAGACGATTCATTTGTTCAATCAGTAAATAGGCAATTGGACAATTATATTGAAACCGCTAATGTGGAAGCTGACAATGAAAGAATCCAACAATGGAAAGAGAGGATTATGGCCAAAGCCAAAGGTAAGGATATGGTGAAAAACGGACGATTATATAAGGAAGACGGGACTTATGAGCATACTGAGCTGGGCTATCCTTATTTTAGAAGGATGGGATGGCAAACCAGAAACAAACCGTTCATAACCACTGAGGGCCGAGTGATTGTTCCTCTCTACTCCGATGGATTTAGCTTTTCTTTAATGGCTTTTACTGACAATTGGGGTGAAACCTGGGAGTTTAGTACACCACTTGTTGGGGCAGGCAATATACAACCAGCAATTGCAGAAACCGAATCGGGTGAATTGGTAGCTTATATGCGGGACAATGGTCCTCCGCCCAAGCGTCTCCATGTCAGTCGTTCAAGCGATGATGGAGAGACCTGGAGCCTGGTAAAGGATTCGGAGATACCCAATCCAGGGTCTGCAGCAGATATAGTGACATTAAAAAACGGCCATTGGGTATTAATTTATAACGATACAACCGAAGGACGTCATAGCCTTGCCGTATCTGTTTCTGAGGATGAGGGAAAAACCTGGCCATGGACCAGGAAAATCGAATTTGATGATGGCAATGATCCGGTAACCGC
The nucleotide sequence above comes from Bacteroidales bacterium. Encoded proteins:
- a CDS encoding HAD family phosphatase — protein: MQSQLMKAVIFDMDGVLVDSEPFHVEVEKRLFKRFHLNVSDEEHRNYMGKASDVMWSEIIKKKNLPWNTAEMVKLNHEESRNYFAGLYKIDPMPGVLDLLDDLKNNHIPMAVASSSDSETVEMIMEKSGLIKYFRYIVSSNLVGKSKPEPDIFLYTAQLLGVGPEYCLVIEDSTNGIQAAKAANMLCIAFNGSSSDNQDQSLADMQVKDFFHLKEILNKYLEVQKTKN
- a CDS encoding exo-alpha-sialidase, with the protein product MTTSTIRRPLTALSVSLLLALVCSNVHARRPVFNSEIIIPYQNEHVHGSTIEELPNGDLLAAWFQGSGERWADDVKIFGARKKYGSNEWSEPFVLADVEGFPDINPVLFVDGKSRLWLMWYTVIANQWETSLCKYRISEDYMNMLGPPNWNWQENLHVKPGDKAERGIQPDDSFVQSVNRQLDNYIETANVEADNERIQQWKERIMAKAKGKDMVKNGRLYKEDGTYEHTELGYPYFRRMGWQTRNKPFITTEGRVIVPLYSDGFSFSLMAFTDNWGETWEFSTPLVGAGNIQPAIAETESGELVAYMRDNGPPPKRLHVSRSSDDGETWSLVKDSEIPNPGSAADIVTLKNGHWVLIYNDTTEGRHSLAVSVSEDEGKTWPWTRKIEFDDGNDPVTAGYPAIIQGKNGNLHVSYSYRQLSKNGRERKTIKYATFNEEWIKGE